One segment of Solanum lycopersicum chromosome 1, SLM_r2.1 DNA contains the following:
- the LOC104647591 gene encoding uncharacterized protein isoform X1: MNNQHQICVDEDAMLMDDLQDKVGGQDATLMEVPIPLLESQETKTDVVENMDKQQKYGDDKDAILIEVPTYFMTHDESITDVLEYQVDGDEDTTLMDVPISFIALEKANTDIFQGMNNQHQICVDDDAMLMDDLEHDKVGGQDATLMEVPIPLLESQETKTNVVENMDKQRKDGDDKDAILIEVPTYFMTHDESIADVLERMDRHHENARRNAIMAIPISSIAPHGGVSLKMDKHHKVDRIDAIMAVPLSSIAPQTGVSLKMDKQNQVNGDEDATLMDVSISFIALEKARIEFSQNMDKQYQVDGDEDATLIDVPISFIALKKANTDIFQNEIVPKNMHYMHTHTFEQRRQNWIINNISRPSGLIIDYVYLHLETKKKFRSLIEVYKFIVYGEVPEIAKKSRENEETFQATPRRKQLVRGKKLIKNYVVGTCTKSYDGVYIKNRGEAKYLSQRDIPSNIEKKRKRGNEDLYGHQQVNLGDDAILVNSGDATLSPPIQSFLYLWDFELVPEAHNENLS; this comes from the exons ATGAATAACCAACACCAAATTTGTGTGGACGAAGATGCTATGTTAATGGATGATTTACAG GATAAAGTTGGTGGTCAAGATGCAACGTTGATGGAAGTTCCCATACCTTTACTTGAATCACAAGAAACAAAAACTGATGTTGTTGAG AATATGGATAAGCAACAAAAATATGGTGATGATAAGGATGCAATATTAATTGAAGTTCCAACATATTTTATGACACATGATGAATCAATAACCGATGTTTTAGAG TACCAAGTTGATGGTGATGAAGATACAACATTAATGGACGTTCCGATATCTTTTATTGCACTAGAAAAAGCTAACACTGATATTTTTCAG GGTATGAATAACCAGCACCAAATTTGTGTGGACGATGATGCAATGTTAATGGATGATTTAGAG CATGACAAAGTTGGTGGTCAAGATGCAACATTGATGGAAGTTCCCATACCTTTACTTGAATCTCAAGAAACAAAAACTAATGTTGTTGAG AATATGGATAAGCAACGAAAAGATGGTGATGATAAGGATGCAATATTAATTGAAGTTCCAACATATTTTATGACACATGATGAATCAATAGCCGATGTTTTAGAG AGAATGGATAGGCACCATGAAAATGCTCGCAGAAATGCAATAATGGCTATCCCCATATCTTCTATTGCACCACATGGTGGTGTCTCATTG AAAATGGATAAGCATCACAAAGTTGATCGTATAGATGCAATAATGGCAGTTCCTCTATCTTCGATTGCCCCACAAACTGGTGTGTCATTG AAAATGGATAAGCAGAACCAAGTTAATGGTGATGAGGATGCAACATTAATGGACGTTTCGATATCTTTTATTGCACTGGAAAAAGCAAGAATCGAATTTTCGCAG AATATGGATAAGCAGTACCAAGTTGATGGTGATGAGGATGCAACATTAATTGACGTTCCGATATCTTTTATTGCACTCAAAAAAGCTAACACAGATATTTTTCAG AATGAGATTGTACCAAAAAATATGCACTACATGCATACTCATACATTTGAACAAAGAAGGCAAAATTGGATCATCAATAATATTTCTCGTCCAAGTGGCTTAATAATAGATTAT GTCTACCTTCATTTggagacaaaaaaaaagtttcgaTCTTTGatagaagtgtataaatttattgtatATGGGGAAGTTCCTGAAATAGCAAAGAAATcaagagaaaatgaagaaacatTTCAG GCGACACCAAGGCGTAAACAACTTGTGCGCggtaaaaaattgataaaaaattatgtagttGGAACATGTACTAAATCTTATGATGGGGTATACATTAAGAATCGAGGAGAAGCTAAGTACTTATCTCAACGTGACATCCCTTCAAACATTG aaaaaaagagaaaaagaggaaATGAAGATTTATATGGGCATCAACAAGTGAACTTAGGAGATGATGCAATACTTGTCAACTCAGGAGATGCTACATTAAGTCCTCCAATACAATCTTTTCTTTACCTTTGGGATTTTGAGCTCGTTCCTGAGGCACACAATGAAAATCtttcttag
- the LOC104647591 gene encoding uncharacterized protein isoform X3: MNNQHQICVDEDAMLMDDLQDKVGGQDATLMEVPIPLLESQETKTDVVENMDKQQKYGDDKDAILIEVPTYFMTHDESITDVLEYQVDGDEDTTLMDVPISFIALEKANTDIFQGMNNQHQICVDDDAMLMDDLEHDKVGGQDATLMEVPIPLLESQETKTNVVENMDKQRKDGDDKDAILIEVPTYFMTHDESIADVLERMDRHHENARRNAIMAIPISSIAPHGGVSLKMDKHHKVDRIDAIMAVPLSSIAPQTGVSLNMDKQYQVDGDEDATLIDVPISFIALKKANTDIFQNEIVPKNMHYMHTHTFEQRRQNWIINNISRPSGLIIDYVYLHLETKKKFRSLIEVYKFIVYGEVPEIAKKSRENEETFQATPRRKQLVRGKKLIKNYVVGTCTKSYDGVYIKNRGEAKYLSQRDIPSNIEKKRKRGNEDLYGHQQVNLGDDAILVNSGDATLSPPIQSFLYLWDFELVPEAHNENLS, translated from the exons ATGAATAACCAACACCAAATTTGTGTGGACGAAGATGCTATGTTAATGGATGATTTACAG GATAAAGTTGGTGGTCAAGATGCAACGTTGATGGAAGTTCCCATACCTTTACTTGAATCACAAGAAACAAAAACTGATGTTGTTGAG AATATGGATAAGCAACAAAAATATGGTGATGATAAGGATGCAATATTAATTGAAGTTCCAACATATTTTATGACACATGATGAATCAATAACCGATGTTTTAGAG TACCAAGTTGATGGTGATGAAGATACAACATTAATGGACGTTCCGATATCTTTTATTGCACTAGAAAAAGCTAACACTGATATTTTTCAG GGTATGAATAACCAGCACCAAATTTGTGTGGACGATGATGCAATGTTAATGGATGATTTAGAG CATGACAAAGTTGGTGGTCAAGATGCAACATTGATGGAAGTTCCCATACCTTTACTTGAATCTCAAGAAACAAAAACTAATGTTGTTGAG AATATGGATAAGCAACGAAAAGATGGTGATGATAAGGATGCAATATTAATTGAAGTTCCAACATATTTTATGACACATGATGAATCAATAGCCGATGTTTTAGAG AGAATGGATAGGCACCATGAAAATGCTCGCAGAAATGCAATAATGGCTATCCCCATATCTTCTATTGCACCACATGGTGGTGTCTCATTG AAAATGGATAAGCATCACAAAGTTGATCGTATAGATGCAATAATGGCAGTTCCTCTATCTTCGATTGCCCCACAAACTGGTGTGTCATTG AATATGGATAAGCAGTACCAAGTTGATGGTGATGAGGATGCAACATTAATTGACGTTCCGATATCTTTTATTGCACTCAAAAAAGCTAACACAGATATTTTTCAG AATGAGATTGTACCAAAAAATATGCACTACATGCATACTCATACATTTGAACAAAGAAGGCAAAATTGGATCATCAATAATATTTCTCGTCCAAGTGGCTTAATAATAGATTAT GTCTACCTTCATTTggagacaaaaaaaaagtttcgaTCTTTGatagaagtgtataaatttattgtatATGGGGAAGTTCCTGAAATAGCAAAGAAATcaagagaaaatgaagaaacatTTCAG GCGACACCAAGGCGTAAACAACTTGTGCGCggtaaaaaattgataaaaaattatgtagttGGAACATGTACTAAATCTTATGATGGGGTATACATTAAGAATCGAGGAGAAGCTAAGTACTTATCTCAACGTGACATCCCTTCAAACATTG aaaaaaagagaaaaagaggaaATGAAGATTTATATGGGCATCAACAAGTGAACTTAGGAGATGATGCAATACTTGTCAACTCAGGAGATGCTACATTAAGTCCTCCAATACAATCTTTTCTTTACCTTTGGGATTTTGAGCTCGTTCCTGAGGCACACAATGAAAATCtttcttag
- the LOC104647591 gene encoding uncharacterized protein isoform X2, whose amino-acid sequence MNNQHQICVDEDAMLMDDLQDKVGGQDATLMEVPIPLLESQETKTDVVENMDKQQKYGDDKDAILIEVPTYFMTHDESITDVLEGMNNQHQICVDDDAMLMDDLEHDKVGGQDATLMEVPIPLLESQETKTNVVENMDKQRKDGDDKDAILIEVPTYFMTHDESIADVLERMDRHHENARRNAIMAIPISSIAPHGGVSLKMDKHHKVDRIDAIMAVPLSSIAPQTGVSLKMDKQNQVNGDEDATLMDVSISFIALEKARIEFSQNMDKQYQVDGDEDATLIDVPISFIALKKANTDIFQNEIVPKNMHYMHTHTFEQRRQNWIINNISRPSGLIIDYVYLHLETKKKFRSLIEVYKFIVYGEVPEIAKKSRENEETFQATPRRKQLVRGKKLIKNYVVGTCTKSYDGVYIKNRGEAKYLSQRDIPSNIEKKRKRGNEDLYGHQQVNLGDDAILVNSGDATLSPPIQSFLYLWDFELVPEAHNENLS is encoded by the exons ATGAATAACCAACACCAAATTTGTGTGGACGAAGATGCTATGTTAATGGATGATTTACAG GATAAAGTTGGTGGTCAAGATGCAACGTTGATGGAAGTTCCCATACCTTTACTTGAATCACAAGAAACAAAAACTGATGTTGTTGAG AATATGGATAAGCAACAAAAATATGGTGATGATAAGGATGCAATATTAATTGAAGTTCCAACATATTTTATGACACATGATGAATCAATAACCGATGTTTTAGAG GGTATGAATAACCAGCACCAAATTTGTGTGGACGATGATGCAATGTTAATGGATGATTTAGAG CATGACAAAGTTGGTGGTCAAGATGCAACATTGATGGAAGTTCCCATACCTTTACTTGAATCTCAAGAAACAAAAACTAATGTTGTTGAG AATATGGATAAGCAACGAAAAGATGGTGATGATAAGGATGCAATATTAATTGAAGTTCCAACATATTTTATGACACATGATGAATCAATAGCCGATGTTTTAGAG AGAATGGATAGGCACCATGAAAATGCTCGCAGAAATGCAATAATGGCTATCCCCATATCTTCTATTGCACCACATGGTGGTGTCTCATTG AAAATGGATAAGCATCACAAAGTTGATCGTATAGATGCAATAATGGCAGTTCCTCTATCTTCGATTGCCCCACAAACTGGTGTGTCATTG AAAATGGATAAGCAGAACCAAGTTAATGGTGATGAGGATGCAACATTAATGGACGTTTCGATATCTTTTATTGCACTGGAAAAAGCAAGAATCGAATTTTCGCAG AATATGGATAAGCAGTACCAAGTTGATGGTGATGAGGATGCAACATTAATTGACGTTCCGATATCTTTTATTGCACTCAAAAAAGCTAACACAGATATTTTTCAG AATGAGATTGTACCAAAAAATATGCACTACATGCATACTCATACATTTGAACAAAGAAGGCAAAATTGGATCATCAATAATATTTCTCGTCCAAGTGGCTTAATAATAGATTAT GTCTACCTTCATTTggagacaaaaaaaaagtttcgaTCTTTGatagaagtgtataaatttattgtatATGGGGAAGTTCCTGAAATAGCAAAGAAATcaagagaaaatgaagaaacatTTCAG GCGACACCAAGGCGTAAACAACTTGTGCGCggtaaaaaattgataaaaaattatgtagttGGAACATGTACTAAATCTTATGATGGGGTATACATTAAGAATCGAGGAGAAGCTAAGTACTTATCTCAACGTGACATCCCTTCAAACATTG aaaaaaagagaaaaagaggaaATGAAGATTTATATGGGCATCAACAAGTGAACTTAGGAGATGATGCAATACTTGTCAACTCAGGAGATGCTACATTAAGTCCTCCAATACAATCTTTTCTTTACCTTTGGGATTTTGAGCTCGTTCCTGAGGCACACAATGAAAATCtttcttag